The following are encoded together in the Desulfovermiculus halophilus DSM 18834 genome:
- a CDS encoding acetylpolyamine aminohydrolase — MHIVFHERYREVYASDPAAAKGRLDHAAAHLHNQGHTWVTPEPATEEDILLVHTREHLQRIQQRPQLYELALLAAGGAVTAAELACSGTQSFGLIRPPGHHASVDSCWGFCWFNNMAVAMQAMRSKGLVKTGVIVDIDLHFGDGTSGFYAQDPQITYHHLNSFSELEQILAAQAECDLVGISAGFDRHLEDWGGILSTEDYTRIGKMIKEFADLHCPGKVFSLLEGGYNHHILGPAIQALITGLEP, encoded by the coding sequence GCCAAGGGCAGGCTGGATCATGCCGCGGCCCATCTCCACAACCAGGGGCACACCTGGGTAACCCCGGAGCCGGCCACAGAGGAGGATATCCTCCTGGTGCACACCAGGGAGCACCTCCAGCGCATCCAGCAGCGCCCGCAGCTCTATGAACTAGCCCTGCTGGCCGCCGGCGGGGCAGTGACCGCAGCCGAACTGGCCTGTTCAGGGACCCAGTCCTTCGGGCTGATCCGGCCCCCGGGGCACCATGCCAGCGTGGATTCCTGCTGGGGGTTTTGCTGGTTCAACAACATGGCCGTGGCCATGCAGGCCATGCGCAGCAAGGGATTGGTCAAAACAGGCGTGATTGTGGACATCGATCTGCACTTTGGGGACGGAACCAGCGGTTTCTACGCCCAGGATCCGCAAATAACATATCATCACTTGAACTCTTTCTCCGAATTGGAGCAGATACTGGCGGCTCAGGCAGAGTGCGATCTTGTCGGCATCTCCGCGGGTTTCGACCGCCATCTGGAGGACTGGGGCGGTATCCTCAGCACAGAGGACTATACCCGGATAGGGAAGATGATCAAGGAATTTGCCGACCTGCACTGTCCAGGCAAGGTCTTTTCCCTGCTCGAAGGGGGCTACAACCACCATATACTGGGGCCGGCCATCCAGGCCTTGATCACCGGCTTGGAACCATAG